The Thermodesulfobacteriota bacterium genome includes the window CGGTCCTGGCTATTACGCTGGTCTTGAGCTCGGTGTTCATACCGACCGCGTTTTTGCCCGGGATAAGCGGGCAGTTCTACAAGCAGTTCGCGCTGACGATAGCGGTGTCGACGATTCTGTCGGCCGTGAACGCGCTGTCGCTCGCGCCGGCGAGGGCGGTTCAGCTCATCAAGCCCGATAGCGAGGCCGAGCACCAGGAGCCTCTGCCGAGGGTCGGTATAGCGGCGATAGTCGGCTTCCTCGCCTATGCGTTTATCGCGCCGGCGCTGGCGTCGCTGCCGGGGCAGCACGACATGGCGGGGGAGGCCGGGGTAACCGTTTGGGCCATAAGGATAGGGCTCTTCCTGGTAGGCGCTGTTGTCGGATGGTTCATCAGCCCGTACGTGAACCTAGTGCTGAAGAAGATATTCAGGGGCTTTAACACTCTCTTCGAGCGCGCATCACATTCGTACAGCCGCACGGTCAACAGGCTGCTCAGGTTCAGCACCATAGCGCTGTTCGTATACGCCGGCCTTATAGGGCTCACGTATCTCGGGTTCACGCAGGTGCCGACGGGCTTCATCCCGGCGCAGGACCAGGGCTACCTCATCATAGACGTGGCGCTCCCGGACGGGGCCTCGCTCGAAAGGACGGACGCCGTCGTGCAGGAGGCGACGAAGATTATTCTCGACACTCCGGGCATAGCGTACGCGGTCGGGCTCTCGGGATTCTCGGGTGCGACGTTCTCGAACAGCTCGGACGCGGGCGTTATATTCACGCCGCTCGATCCCTTCGACGAGAGGGCGAAGCACGGCCCATCGCTTAACGAAATAATAACGGACCTCAGTATAAGACTCTCGACCATACAGGAGGCGAGGCTGCTCGTAATCTCGCCGCCGCCCGTAAGGGGGCTCGGCACCGCCGGCGGGTACAAGATGATGGTTCAGGACAGGGGGGCCGTCGGGCTTAGAGAGCTCGCCAACGCTTCCTACGCCCTCATCGGCGCCGCGAACCAGGAGCCCGGCCTTACGAGGGTGTACACGACGTTCAGCCTGAACACGCCCCAGTTGTACGCCGAGGTGGACCGCGAGAAGGCCAAGAAGCTCGACGTACCGCTTACGAACATATTCGACGCGCTCCAGGTGTACCTGGGCTCGGTTTACGTGAACGACATAAACCTCTTCGGAAGGGTGTACCGTGTTACGGCGCAGGCCGAGGGCGGCTACCGCCAGGATGCCGCGGACATACTGAAGCTAAGGACGAGGAGCGCCAACGGGGCGACAGTGCCGCTCGGCTCAGTCGTTACGCTCAAAGACGAGACGGGGCCCGACAGGGTGGTGAGGTATAACCTCTTCCCGGCGGTGGAGGTGAGCGGCGATTCCATACCGGGGTTCAGCTCGGGGCAGGCGATCGCCGCGATGGAGAAGCTCGCAGGGCGGATTCTGCCCGCGGGCGTGGGGTACGAATGGACGGACCTCGCGTACCAGGAGGTGACGCAGGGAAGCGCGGCGGTATTCATATTCCCGCTCTGCGTCCTGTTCGTCTTCATGATCCTGGCGTCTCTTTACGAGAGCTGGTCGCTCCCGCTGGCGATTATTCTGATCGTGCCGATGTGTCTTCTGTCGGCGCTCGCGGGCCTGTGGCTCAGGGGAATGGACAACAACATTCTGACACAGATCGGGTTCGTCGTGCTCGTGGGCCTTGCGTGTAAGAACGCGATTCTAATCGTGGAGTTCGCAAAGGACTACCAGGAACAGGGCAAGGAGCGCGAGGAGGCCGTCGTCGAGGCGTCCCGCGTCAGGCTGCGCCCGATATTGATGACGTCGTTCGCGTTCATCCTGGGCGTCGTGCCGCTGGTTATAGCGGCGGGGGCGGGAGCCGAGATGCGCCAGGCGCTCGGAACGTCGGTGTTCGCCGGCATGTTCGGGGTTACGTTCTTCGGGCTGTTCCTGACGCCCATATTCTACGTCGTCATAAGGAAGTTCACCGAATCGAGAAAGAACCGGAGTGTCGAAGCGAAATGAGATATTCAACGGCCGCCATACTGAAAACTATTCTCCTCACGGGGGTTTTCCTCACCGGGGGTTTTCTCACGGGCTGCAT containing:
- a CDS encoding multidrug efflux RND transporter permease subunit, giving the protein MFSRFFVDRPIFATVLSILIVIVGLIAYFTLPVSQYPEVTPPTVVVRASYPGANPETIAETVATPLEQEINGVEDMLYMSSQSTSDGAMQLTITFALGTDIDKAQVLVENRVSVAEPRLPEEVRRIGVTVRKSSPDMLLVVHLVSPDDTYDQLYVSNYALINVYDVLTRIQGVGSVTVFGAREYSMRIWLDPEKLYSLGLTVNDVIQSLREQNIEVAAGIVGQPPVPQGNAFQLSVNTLGRLLDEEQFGDIVVRTGEEGRTTKLKDVARVELGALDYARNSYLDGKPAQAIGVFQLPGSNALATAQNIEKTMAEISQNFPKGLEYRIVYNPTVFVQQSIDEVFHTLYIAFILVFIVVIVFLQDWRAAILPMIDAIVSLVGTFAVMAAFGFSLNNLSMFGLVLAIGIVVDDSIVVVENIKRWMGMGYEPREATLRAMKEITGPVLAITLVLSSVFIPTAFLPGISGQFYKQFALTIAVSTILSAVNALSLAPARAVQLIKPDSEAEHQEPLPRVGIAAIVGFLAYAFIAPALASLPGQHDMAGEAGVTVWAIRIGLFLVGAVVGWFISPYVNLVLKKIFRGFNTLFERASHSYSRTVNRLLRFSTIALFVYAGLIGLTYLGFTQVPTGFIPAQDQGYLIIDVALPDGASLERTDAVVQEATKIILDTPGIAYAVGLSGFSGATFSNSSDAGVIFTPLDPFDERAKHGPSLNEIITDLSIRLSTIQEARLLVISPPPVRGLGTAGGYKMMVQDRGAVGLRELANASYALIGAANQEPGLTRVYTTFSLNTPQLYAEVDREKAKKLDVPLTNIFDALQVYLGSVYVNDINLFGRVYRVTAQAEGGYRQDAADILKLRTRSANGATVPLGSVVTLKDETGPDRVVRYNLFPAVEVSGDSIPGFSSGQAIAAMEKLAGRILPAGVGYEWTDLAYQEVTQGSAAVFIFPLCVLFVFMILASLYESWSLPLAIILIVPMCLLSALAGLWLRGMDNNILTQIGFVVLVGLACKNAILIVEFAKDYQEQGKEREEAVVEASRVRLRPILMTSFAFILGVVPLVIAAGAGAEMRQALGTSVFAGMFGVTFFGLFLTPIFYVVIRKFTESRKNRSVEAK